The genomic DNA GGGCGGCTCGTTGGGGCCGCAATCCTGCGACCGGCGAGCAGATCCGGATCAAGGCGTCCAAGCGGGCCCGTATCACGGCGCTCAAGGGCTTCAAGGACTCCGTGCTCAACCCCTCCCAGGCGCCCAAGCTAGGGCGTGGCGTGCTGGATGGCTCGGCCGCCCCGGCGAAGAAGACGGCGAGCAAGAAGGCGGCGGCCAAGAAGTCAACGGGTCGGAAGGCCACGGCGAAGAAGTCGCCGGCCAAGCGGCCCGCGGCCAAGAAGACGGTGAAGAAGAAGGCAGCGAAGAAGACCGCCAGGCGTTGACCGCCCGCGGCCTCAGCGCGATCCACCACTCGTAGTCGTCGGGCACCGAGCCCCGCCAGCTTGCTGGCGGGGCTCCCCGACCAGTGACTTGGCCTACGATCTCCCCGTCGATCATGCGTAATCAGTGCCGGCCCGCCCGCCTGCGCTGGGTCACGGACGAGCAAGGGGACTGCGATCGTGCTGAGCTATCTTCAGGCTGTCATCCTGGGGCTACTGCAGGGGATCACCGAGCTGTTCCCGATCTCCAGCCTGGGCCACACGGTGATCTTCCCGGCGCT from Acidimicrobiales bacterium includes the following:
- a CDS encoding HU family DNA-binding protein — protein: AARWGRNPATGEQIRIKASKRARITALKGFKDSVLNPSQAPKLGRGVLDGSAAPAKKTASKKAAAKKSTGRKATAKKSPAKRPAAKKTVKKKAAKKTARR